agcagcccgATGGAGATCTTGGCCTTGTGCGGCCAGGAGGGCGTGAACCACTGGTCCATGCTGCGACGCAGGCCGGCGGGGatccacacctccaccacccagGGCAGGCTGATCCCGTACAGAGGCGCGTGAGGCACCTTCTCCATCATGTACAGATCTCCGCAGAAGCCCAGCAGCTTGGGCGTGTGCTCTCGGTCCTGCAGGACGAGAGCCAGCAGGAACTCGTTGAGCTGGAGCAGAGCCCACGTGGAGCGAGCCTCCGGCAGGGAGATGTGGCCGTCCTTGTTGGCGTCCGCGATGGACAGCACTTGCGTTGAAAGATCCGCAAGGTTGGCTTGATCCCCAACTTTGGCCTGGAAAGAAATAAGATCTCAAGATGGGGCGAGGCTCTGAAACCAGTCTGAACTCTGAGCTGACGGAGGAAACCCGTCCCAGAACCGGTCAGTATCGTCCCCAGATGCCCCCGAGCAGCATGCCTCCACCAGCCAACAGGATTCAATAAAGTATTCTAGACacttcctggagctgctggacaggGTCTATCTACAGTACTGTCAATAGTGGTCAAGGTTGTTGTTCGGCGCGTTCACCCTGACCTTTAGGTGGTTGAGGATCATTTCTCTGAACTTCTCCACAGAGGTCCCCTTGGCAGGCTTGTTGAAGGCCGTCTCCTTCCTGGGCTCCAGCTCGCCTCCCATGTCGTAACGTGGAGCCTCCTCCATCTGGCACTTGATGACCCCCTCCAGATCGCCCCAGCTCCCTGAGTACACCTGAAACGAGCACAGCGCGGCTGGGTGGAGGATGAGCACTGCGGGGAAGGAGTTCCCGGTTCCCTGAAGGACTCACCTGGCTGCTGGGCTTGACGGTGAAGCACTTTCCCAGGTAGAGCGTGTCTTTCTCACAcatgctgctgcaggcagagccgTCGATCACTCCCTTTCTGAATTTGTCGCACTGGGAAAAGAAACAGTGCAATGATGGCTGAATGCTGGTGGAAAAGACACTGAAAAGACCGAAATGAAAGGATACGAGTCAAGAATCAGAGTCGGACTAACTATTGAGTCTTTGCAGTCGTGTCCTCGGCACAGCTCTGTGTAGGATGAATACTCCACGTACACTATCCAGCTCCCCACGAACACCGCCAGCCAGGAGAAGAACAGGTACTTCATGTGGAGGTAGGAGAATCTGGCCTGCAGACAAACGCAGTTATTTTTACATCCTACCTGAATAATTATAACCTGTCCAAACACCTGTTGGAGTCCTGGTCCGGCCCTCCGGTGTTCGCTGTGTGGGCAGAATACTGAGCGGCACATACTCTGTGAtggaaaaacgaagaaacaagAATTTCAAAGGTTCGTGGCAGCCTTCAACATCTCAtggtttttgtcagttttggaaaataaatcaaGAGAAATAGGTAAATATTCAAATAAGTTATCCTCCTACATTCCGTCCATAGTTCACCCAGATGACTGGATGTTTCATCAGCTTTGTTTGGCCAAAGGAAGGTTTTGCCCAGCTCTAGGGTGAATCTTTTTGAGTGAACTCAGCAGGACTCTACTCCAAACACCCAGTGGTCAGTGTTATCTTTCAGTCTGAACAGCTGGAGAAACCCTTTTTGGTGAGGTTTATTGAGCAGAACCACTTCGGTGGACGgtctctctccttcctgtctACAGTGCCGCTGAAATGAGAGCGTTTGTGTCCCAAACCATCAACTGTTAAATAATCCCAGCAAAATCACaaaatgaagagcagcagaccTACAGTTGGTACTCCTGATAAAGAAAGACAGCACCGCTGAAAGACCTGGGCGTCCAGCTGTGGCGGTGTCAGTGTTTCGATTTATTGGCAGACTATTCAGTGACGGCGCAAACAAACGGCAGAGCATTATCAAGGAGGAAACCCAGCGGCTGGTGGCGTCCGTGAGTTCAACACCTCAGCTAGACATTTCCAGCAGAGGCTTTTCAACCCAGCTGTACacatgaacattttattttctcttacTTAATTTGTCCAATTACTTTTGAGCCCCTGAAATGAAGAGGAGTGTGCTTAAAACATACTTCAGCTGGAAGCCCGTGCTTTTCTGAACTGTTTCAGATTAAGTACGGGACTGAAAGCAGAAGGAGTTAGTCTCTGTAGAAATATTCATGGACCTACAAACACTGCACATGCGTGAGCGCAGTTTCAAAGCCACAGCTGTGCAATGTTAATTATGATGTTAATAAAGATACAGAACAGTTTTAGGATCTTTAAATACTTTATAttaatgagaggaaaaacacacatatacTTAGCCTACATTTCCACACTTGTAGTGCCGTGtcaatgaaaatgtgaagaaagCATCATCAGTTTCACCAGCGTGTCCTCTCAGAGAACCTCGTGTATAAAAGCCAATAAATCAATCTCCTAATTTATGTTTACAGTCGTCGATTAGGCCATTAGTGAGGGAACTGGCTTGTCAGTGGAATACAAATGAGCTCCGAACCCAGTGGAGTCACACGGTGCATTGTTAATGTAATTGCCTCTAAATAGGTACACAGTATAATTAACAGTATCTGCTGCAGGTGGTGGAGTGTGGAGCAGCTACAGCCGCTCGCTACCTGCTccttccatctcctcctcatTCCCCGCTGGTCAGACACACGGTCTGCTGGGATCCATAGGGCTGCTCTTCCCTCTGGGAGCATTAGTGAAAAATAGCAGCCATACTTTCAGCAGCCATACTTAATGGCTCAGCCTGGTGGATGGCAGTGATGGGCTTcccttgttttctgttgtagatttttttatttctcctcagCCCCTTTCACttcctatttatttattggcaCAAGGATCTCCATCTCCATTCCcgtcttcttctttcctttctctaATACGTCGGACTCCATTTTCTTCTCTTCAACCCAAGAAACAACTCAAACTGTTATAAAACAATTCAGCAACCATGGAAAAAATGCTTCAGTGCTGAAAAGGAAACAGCTCTGActcttttgaa
The window above is part of the Salarias fasciatus chromosome 23, fSalaFa1.1, whole genome shotgun sequence genome. Proteins encoded here:
- the dipk1ab gene encoding divergent protein kinase domain 1A → MARALFPWGVLRKPLYVQARFSYLHMKYLFFSWLAVFVGSWIVYVEYSSYTELCRGHDCKDSICDKFRKGVIDGSACSSMCEKDTLYLGKCFTVKPSSQVYSGSWGDLEGVIKCQMEEAPRYDMGGELEPRKETAFNKPAKGTSVEKFREMILNHLKAKVGDQANLADLSTQVLSIADANKDGHISLPEARSTWALLQLNEFLLALVLQDREHTPKLLGFCGDLYMMEKVPHAPLYGISLPWVVEVWIPAGLRRSMDQWFTPSWPHKAKISIGLLELVEDIFHGTFGSFLMCDVSAAAFGYNDRHDFKVTDARHIVPEAVFQEDIRQQRCDADEDCLYGADCLTTCDLTKHRCTPEVTRPNLAKACDALKDYILRGAPSDVSEELEKQLYACIALKGSAEQTEIEHSLILNNLKTLLWKKISHTKDS